A region of Vibrio chagasii DNA encodes the following proteins:
- a CDS encoding paraquat-inducible protein A — protein sequence MTSPSVTQGLSTTKHQSDSSSVRLCQGCELPINKVDIPLGKSAYCPRCGTQLYRGGTPSLSGNLAIAITCLLLFIPSHFFDFISIRLIGVMIPATLPSGVFTLMNEGFPLLGLLILFCSSIAPLLVCSSVLISHFSLRFGFFTPFRYSLVIIQTLKHWMMLDVFLVSVAISCFKLQDYSDIFVGPGLIGLILLQLFSVLLVSRISVRRYWEAWAKESEYSFTKNKNVHCHNCHLSQPDGHACVRCHHALYHRKPYSIQKTWALLFAAAVAIVPANVIPISILITNGQRLEDTIISGVASLINSDMYGIAAIIFIASIVVPVAKILGLAYILICIQMKRALYHRQRMTIYFIVKWVGKWSVMDLFVISIMMTLVDRGQILNFTPGYGAVAFGVVVVLTMLAAESLDPRLIWDNYTSKDESVNERQ from the coding sequence ATGACCTCCCCATCGGTAACCCAAGGTTTATCAACGACCAAGCATCAAAGCGACAGTAGCTCTGTCCGTTTGTGTCAGGGCTGTGAGCTTCCTATCAACAAGGTGGACATCCCACTAGGAAAATCCGCCTATTGCCCGAGGTGTGGTACCCAGCTTTACCGAGGTGGCACCCCTAGCCTTTCTGGAAACCTAGCAATCGCGATAACCTGCTTGTTGCTGTTTATCCCGTCTCACTTTTTCGATTTCATTAGCATTCGTCTTATTGGGGTGATGATTCCCGCTACGCTGCCATCCGGCGTATTTACCTTGATGAATGAAGGTTTTCCACTGCTCGGCTTACTCATCCTATTCTGTAGTTCAATAGCGCCGTTGCTCGTTTGTAGTTCTGTATTAATCAGCCACTTCTCGCTTCGTTTTGGCTTCTTTACACCGTTTCGCTACTCGCTGGTCATCATTCAGACCTTAAAACATTGGATGATGCTGGATGTGTTCTTAGTGAGCGTGGCGATCTCCTGTTTTAAGCTACAAGACTACTCTGACATATTTGTTGGTCCCGGTTTAATTGGCCTGATCTTACTCCAGCTATTTAGCGTGTTACTGGTGAGCCGAATTAGTGTTCGCCGCTATTGGGAAGCGTGGGCAAAAGAATCGGAATATAGTTTTACCAAAAACAAGAACGTGCACTGCCACAACTGCCACCTTTCTCAGCCTGACGGTCACGCTTGTGTTCGTTGTCATCATGCTTTGTATCACCGCAAGCCTTACTCGATCCAAAAGACATGGGCACTGCTTTTTGCTGCCGCCGTTGCGATTGTGCCAGCGAACGTGATTCCTATATCTATTCTTATTACAAACGGCCAACGACTCGAAGATACGATCATTTCAGGTGTCGCCTCTTTGATTAATAGCGACATGTACGGCATCGCTGCCATCATTTTTATTGCGAGTATTGTCGTTCCCGTGGCCAAAATTCTTGGGCTTGCTTACATATTGATTTGTATTCAAATGAAACGAGCGCTTTACCACAGACAACGCATGACCATCTATTTTATCGTGAAATGGGTGGGGAAATGGTCCGTTATGGATCTGTTCGTTATTTCGATCATGATGACATTGGTCGACCGTGGACAAATTTTAAACTTCACACCAGGTTATGGTGCAGTCGCTTTCGGCGTGGTTGTTGTTCTAACAATGCTGGCAGCGGAAAGCTTAGATCCTAGGCTAATTTGGGATAACTATACCTCTAAAGATGAGTCAGTGAATGAACGACAATAA
- a CDS encoding S1-like domain-containing RNA-binding protein has translation MKLAKAYQRSRIISAKFKVETILMINIGQINNLEVVKQADFGVFLDASDYGTVLLPKRFTPEGVEIGQKLDVFLYIDSDNQIAATTEKPIAQVGQFGLMTVEGVNSTGAFMNWGVKGKDLLVPFSEQRGRLNEGQSILVYVYIDKASSRIVGTTKFNKWLDNTPANYKRNQQVDLIIAERSQLGYKAIVNGEHWGMIFPSDIIGKLFIGKTLKGYIKNIREEDGKIDLSLQKVGVAKMDDLSVKILDLLEKKGGFLPLNDKSSPEAIFSAFRTSKGTFKKTIGGLYKAGKISIDKEGISLAK, from the coding sequence ATGAAACTAGCGAAAGCATATCAGAGATCACGTATAATCTCCGCCAAATTTAAAGTAGAGACAATCTTGATGATTAATATTGGTCAAATAAACAACTTAGAAGTAGTAAAACAAGCAGATTTCGGTGTATTCCTTGACGCTAGCGACTATGGAACCGTGTTGCTGCCGAAACGATTTACTCCTGAAGGTGTTGAAATTGGTCAAAAGTTAGATGTGTTCTTATACATTGATTCTGACAACCAGATCGCTGCAACGACTGAAAAACCTATCGCACAAGTTGGCCAGTTTGGCTTGATGACTGTTGAAGGTGTAAACAGCACCGGTGCATTCATGAACTGGGGCGTGAAAGGTAAAGACCTACTGGTTCCTTTCAGCGAACAACGTGGTCGATTAAACGAAGGCCAGTCAATCTTAGTATATGTGTACATTGATAAAGCATCTAGCCGTATTGTAGGTACAACTAAGTTTAACAAATGGTTAGACAACACTCCGGCGAATTACAAACGCAACCAGCAAGTTGACTTAATCATCGCTGAACGCAGTCAGTTAGGCTATAAAGCGATTGTTAATGGCGAGCACTGGGGCATGATTTTCCCATCTGACATTATCGGTAAATTGTTTATTGGTAAAACGCTGAAAGGCTACATTAAAAACATTCGTGAAGAAGACGGTAAGATTGACCTTTCTCTTCAGAAAGTGGGTGTAGCTAAGATGGATGACCTAAGCGTTAAGATCTTAGACTTGCTTGAGAAGAAAGGCGGCTTTTTACCTTTGAATGATAAGTCCTCACCTGAAGCGATCTTCTCTGCTTTCAGAACCAGCAAAGGTACATTCAAAAAGACCATCGGTGGTTTGTACAAGGCTGGCAAGATCTCTATCGATAAAGAAGGCATCAGCCTAGCTAAATAA
- a CDS encoding phosphoenolpyruvate synthase, with protein sequence MTQENQSTLHPELVLGDVLPSYNDNNNSNHLYVSLSELVMDRVFYHPSIESHLDTLSDIEKTSLDAILGGKSVDEHFVSNLVTAIQAAVQPNHASVRIALSNADSYGFRSLLGGNCEVEEVNPALGVRGVARYATQEYSKAFALECQVVKTLREQGVNVEVVVPYVRALSDAAKIIDLLAEQGLPRGLNGLKVLFSCDVPSAVLLSERLLHYFDGVVVNVDSLASFTLGVDKQNEAQQHAFDPQNEAVITLLDMIVKATQNAKKPVLLVTQGLVDYPRLQGYIADLEGVETVVTA encoded by the coding sequence ATGACTCAAGAAAATCAAAGCACTTTGCACCCAGAACTAGTCTTAGGCGATGTGCTGCCTTCTTATAACGATAATAATAATTCTAACCACTTATACGTCTCTCTCTCTGAATTGGTCATGGATCGTGTCTTCTACCATCCAAGTATTGAAAGCCATTTAGATACACTTTCTGATATAGAGAAAACCTCTCTAGACGCCATTCTTGGTGGCAAAAGCGTTGATGAGCATTTCGTTTCTAACTTAGTTACGGCGATTCAAGCGGCAGTTCAACCAAATCATGCTTCTGTACGTATCGCGTTAAGCAACGCTGACAGCTACGGCTTTCGTTCGCTGTTAGGCGGCAATTGCGAAGTGGAAGAAGTAAACCCAGCACTTGGTGTTCGTGGTGTTGCGCGTTATGCGACACAAGAGTACAGCAAAGCCTTTGCTTTGGAGTGTCAGGTAGTTAAGACTCTGCGTGAACAAGGCGTTAATGTAGAAGTGGTGGTTCCTTATGTGCGCGCATTAAGCGACGCGGCTAAGATCATCGATTTACTTGCAGAACAAGGTTTGCCTCGTGGGTTGAATGGCTTGAAGGTGTTGTTCTCATGCGATGTGCCATCTGCGGTTCTACTGAGTGAACGTCTACTGCATTATTTTGATGGTGTGGTAGTGAATGTCGACAGCCTAGCGTCTTTCACACTTGGTGTTGATAAGCAGAATGAAGCGCAGCAACATGCTTTTGACCCACAAAACGAAGCGGTAATTACGTTGCTAGACATGATTGTAAAAGCGACACAGAACGCTAAGAAACCCGTTTTGCTTGTGACGCAAGGCTTGGTTGATTATCCGCGCCTACAAGGTTACATCGCTGATCTTGAAGGTGTTGAAACCGTTGTGACGGCATAA
- a CDS encoding GAF domain-containing protein, producing MKIEHYHRLTKQAVALIESETDMIANLSNISALLSMELDDLNWAGFYLMKGDELVLGPFQGKPACVRIPVGRGVCGTAVATNSVQRIYDVHEFEGHIACDAASNSEIVIPFSIDGKVAGVLDIDSPNVGRFSEIDEEGLTFFMAEVEKLLNSHANKA from the coding sequence ATGAAAATAGAACATTACCATCGCTTAACCAAACAAGCCGTTGCATTAATCGAATCAGAAACCGATATGATCGCAAATTTGTCAAATATCAGTGCATTACTGTCGATGGAACTTGACGATCTTAACTGGGCAGGCTTTTACTTAATGAAGGGCGATGAATTGGTTCTTGGTCCATTTCAAGGTAAACCTGCATGTGTACGTATCCCTGTTGGCCGTGGTGTATGTGGTACTGCAGTGGCAACGAACTCTGTTCAACGTATATACGACGTGCATGAGTTTGAGGGTCACATTGCTTGTGACGCTGCAAGTAACTCCGAAATCGTGATTCCGTTTTCGATTGATGGAAAAGTAGCGGGTGTACTTGACATCGATAGCCCAAATGTTGGTCGATTTAGCGAAATTGACGAGGAAGGACTGACGTTTTTCATGGCTGAAGTGGAAAAGCTGCTTAATTCGCACGCGAACAAGGCATAA
- a CDS encoding DUF4442 domain-containing protein produces MLTPLQKANFYLSMFGFFKVPLIWLCRPKLLVLDNERVEVKIPLRRRTKNHLNSMYFGVLAVGADVAGGFLAMSKSQQQGEKISLAFKEVTGNFLKRPEGDVHFTCTDGELINTMLAETMSTGERVNQPVTIVATCPSLHGDEPMAEFTLTLSIKKIPSRK; encoded by the coding sequence ATGTTAACCCCTCTACAAAAAGCAAATTTCTATTTAAGCATGTTTGGCTTTTTCAAAGTCCCACTCATCTGGCTGTGTCGACCAAAGCTTCTGGTACTCGATAACGAGCGTGTAGAGGTGAAAATTCCGCTCAGAAGGCGGACCAAAAACCATCTAAATAGCATGTACTTTGGTGTTTTAGCTGTGGGTGCGGATGTGGCAGGCGGCTTTCTTGCGATGAGTAAATCTCAGCAGCAAGGCGAGAAGATCTCTTTGGCGTTTAAAGAGGTGACAGGTAACTTTCTGAAGCGCCCTGAAGGTGATGTGCATTTCACTTGCACTGATGGTGAGTTGATCAACACTATGCTGGCAGAAACCATGTCGACCGGGGAGCGAGTGAATCAGCCAGTAACCATTGTCGCAACATGCCCGTCTCTTCATGGCGATGAGCCGATGGCAGAATTTACGCTCACGCTTTCTATCAAAAAGATCCCATCTAGAAAGTAG
- the rsmF gene encoding 16S rRNA (cytosine(1407)-C(5))-methyltransferase RsmF, which translates to MHANVYIPEEFLTHIESIMPSHLDMASFVASCQKPLRKSIRVNTLKISVEDFLVRAKDKGWELEPVPWCETGFWITADETEAPLGNTAEHMSGLFYIQEASSMMPPSALFQGEENYQAVLDTAAAPGSKTTQIAALMNNRGVLVANEYAASRVKVLHANIERCGVRNAALSNFDGRVFGGWLPEQFDAVLLDAPCSGEGTIRKDADAMKNWTYQSVVEIADTQKDLIESAFHALKPNGVLVYSTCTLSTEENQQVCHHLKETFGDAVEFESLESLFDNAKATTTEEGFLHIFPQVYDSEGFFVARIRKLASVTPPEVKKRLGKFPFEKASKKAQQEVAEQLLSALDIELPSDTQVWIRDKDVWLFPEALEPMIGEFRFSRMGIKIAETHKKGYRWQHQVATTLATGNEANIVELTIEDAREWFMGRDVRPEGLSGKGEVLVKYNGAIIGLGKWVGNRVKNGLPRELVRDKNLF; encoded by the coding sequence TTGCACGCTAACGTATATATCCCAGAAGAATTCCTTACTCATATTGAAAGCATTATGCCTAGCCATTTAGACATGGCTTCGTTTGTCGCTTCTTGTCAAAAGCCACTTCGTAAAAGTATTCGAGTGAACACTCTCAAAATCAGTGTTGAAGACTTTCTGGTGCGCGCAAAAGATAAAGGTTGGGAACTGGAACCAGTACCTTGGTGTGAAACGGGTTTTTGGATCACGGCCGATGAAACTGAAGCGCCACTAGGTAACACTGCCGAGCACATGTCTGGTTTGTTCTACATCCAAGAAGCCAGCTCAATGATGCCACCGTCAGCTCTTTTCCAAGGTGAAGAGAACTATCAAGCAGTTCTAGATACCGCTGCGGCTCCAGGTTCTAAAACCACTCAAATTGCAGCGCTGATGAACAACCGTGGTGTGTTGGTTGCCAATGAATACGCAGCAAGCCGAGTTAAAGTGCTTCACGCTAACATTGAACGCTGCGGTGTAAGAAATGCAGCACTCAGTAACTTTGATGGTCGTGTATTTGGTGGCTGGTTACCTGAACAGTTCGACGCTGTATTGCTAGATGCACCCTGCTCTGGTGAAGGCACAATTCGTAAAGATGCCGACGCAATGAAGAACTGGACGTACCAATCGGTTGTTGAGATTGCAGACACGCAAAAAGACCTCATTGAAAGTGCATTCCACGCTCTTAAACCTAATGGTGTATTGGTCTACTCGACATGCACGTTAAGCACAGAAGAAAACCAACAAGTATGCCATCACTTAAAAGAGACCTTTGGTGATGCAGTGGAATTTGAATCTCTAGAGTCCCTATTCGATAACGCGAAAGCAACCACAACAGAAGAAGGCTTCCTACACATCTTCCCTCAGGTATATGACTCTGAAGGCTTCTTCGTTGCCCGTATCCGAAAACTAGCTTCTGTGACACCACCAGAAGTGAAGAAGCGTTTAGGTAAGTTCCCATTCGAGAAGGCTTCGAAGAAAGCACAACAAGAAGTTGCTGAGCAGCTTTTAAGTGCACTAGATATCGAGCTGCCATCAGATACTCAGGTGTGGATTCGTGACAAAGACGTCTGGTTATTCCCTGAAGCATTGGAGCCAATGATCGGTGAATTCCGTTTCTCTCGCATGGGCATCAAGATCGCAGAAACCCACAAAAAAGGCTACCGCTGGCAACACCAAGTGGCAACGACACTAGCCACTGGCAACGAAGCTAACATCGTTGAACTCACTATCGAAGATGCTCGTGAGTGGTTCATGGGTAGAGATGTTCGCCCGGAAGGCTTATCTGGCAAAGGTGAAGTGCTGGTCAAATACAATGGCGCAATCATTGGCCTTGGTAAGTGGGTTGGCAATCGAGTTAAAAACGGTCTGCCACGAGAATTAGTACGTGATAAGAACCTGTTCTAG
- a CDS encoding MlaD family protein has product MNDNNQSQTSYSPEVRKNKGISPLWILPILTVALAGWLVMKSVHDAGQRVQIYFSDAAGLVAGRTTIRYQGLEVGMVRDITLSKDLSNIYVDADIYPEAKKLLSKGTRFWLVKPTASLSGISGLDALVSGNYIAIHPSETKQEPETVFQALESAPSDLLAADGLNISLTTKDLGGVSVGSQIVYRKIPIGEVYNYQLNESGKSVTIQAAIKDEYSHIITDQSRFWNVSGLGASIGFSGVDVRLESLSALLGGSIAVDSPGDGQPVEMNTKFKLYPDLKTAGRGISIKIAVPDDNKISATGAPIMYRGIEIGQITDLSLSEGRENVIASAAIQPAFSDFLNSGSKFILEEAELSLTGMKNIANLVTGNFLTLVPGEGEKARRFTAIRKTEYSQEQEKSVAIRLTSNNSFGLDVGTQLLYKGIPVGSIIKVGLVDGVGTGSDKHEVFMDALIDNQYAHLIKSNNRFFVTGSASAELTESGLSVTVPPAKQLLTGSISFVSEGKDQTRESYQLFQSKSLAEIAKLNQSGSKTLTLFASELPSISKGSPLLYRNLQVGSVSDFQLADGGVRIQVTIENRYTHLLNNNTVFWNRSGVEVDASLSGISIKAAPVKTLIQGGIAFDSLPGIDNKLGDVWKLYNDSKSARKFGRAITITSSGDQEVSKGTPIKYQGVNVGEVTLVVPNFTKGGIEITARILPEYVDKIAVAGSHFWLAEPEIGLNGIKNVSSLISKHIKVEPGKGNKTTAFKLSNGPVQPEGKIFTLQSESRGSVSEGTPILFRELEIGTVIDVQLGEFADRIISTIQIKPEFAYLIRANSVFWNVSGVDVSIGLSGANIKAGTVDSLIRGGITFSTPPTDELQPLAEEDQSFYLYPKAEDEWKSWRTAIPRP; this is encoded by the coding sequence ATGAACGACAATAACCAATCACAAACATCATATTCACCGGAAGTCAGAAAAAACAAAGGGATTTCTCCTTTGTGGATTCTGCCGATCCTCACCGTTGCACTTGCTGGCTGGCTAGTCATGAAGTCAGTCCATGATGCAGGCCAACGTGTGCAGATCTACTTCTCAGATGCGGCAGGCTTAGTCGCAGGACGCACCACGATTCGCTACCAAGGCTTAGAAGTGGGTATGGTCCGCGATATTACCCTATCGAAAGACTTATCTAATATCTATGTTGATGCTGATATCTATCCGGAAGCAAAAAAGCTGTTATCTAAAGGCACTCGTTTTTGGTTAGTGAAGCCGACCGCAAGCTTATCTGGAATATCTGGGTTAGATGCGTTGGTATCCGGTAACTACATTGCAATTCACCCAAGTGAAACGAAACAAGAACCAGAAACTGTTTTCCAAGCTTTGGAGTCTGCACCTTCTGACTTGTTAGCTGCCGATGGCTTGAACATATCACTGACTACAAAAGATTTGGGCGGCGTCTCTGTTGGCTCTCAGATTGTTTATCGTAAAATCCCAATCGGTGAGGTCTACAACTATCAGCTTAACGAAAGCGGAAAGTCAGTCACGATTCAAGCGGCTATTAAAGATGAATACAGCCATATCATTACCGACCAAAGCCGTTTCTGGAACGTCAGTGGCTTAGGTGCAAGTATCGGATTTTCTGGTGTTGATGTTCGCTTGGAAAGCCTAAGCGCTCTGTTAGGTGGTTCTATCGCCGTAGACTCACCTGGAGATGGTCAGCCAGTTGAGATGAACACCAAATTCAAACTCTACCCAGATCTAAAAACCGCTGGTCGTGGTATCTCTATTAAGATTGCTGTCCCTGATGATAATAAGATCAGTGCAACTGGCGCTCCAATCATGTACCGCGGCATCGAAATCGGTCAAATTACCGACTTATCACTCAGCGAAGGTCGTGAAAATGTCATCGCATCTGCAGCTATCCAACCTGCGTTCAGTGATTTCCTTAACAGTGGCAGTAAGTTCATCCTCGAAGAAGCTGAACTATCGCTGACAGGAATGAAGAACATCGCTAACTTGGTGACGGGCAACTTCTTAACGCTAGTGCCAGGTGAAGGTGAAAAAGCACGACGTTTCACTGCGATTCGCAAAACGGAATATAGCCAAGAGCAAGAAAAATCCGTTGCTATTCGCCTTACCTCGAACAATTCTTTTGGTCTCGATGTAGGCACACAACTACTCTATAAAGGCATACCTGTTGGCTCAATCATCAAAGTAGGTTTAGTTGATGGAGTTGGTACCGGAAGCGATAAGCACGAAGTGTTCATGGACGCGCTGATCGACAATCAATACGCTCACCTTATCAAAAGTAATAACCGCTTCTTCGTAACCGGCAGCGCGAGCGCTGAACTGACAGAATCAGGCTTAAGTGTGACCGTCCCACCAGCAAAACAGCTACTGACAGGCTCTATTAGCTTCGTGAGCGAGGGTAAAGATCAAACAAGAGAAAGCTACCAACTTTTCCAAAGTAAATCACTCGCTGAGATTGCAAAGCTCAACCAATCGGGCTCTAAGACACTAACGTTGTTCGCAAGTGAGTTACCATCAATTTCTAAAGGTAGCCCACTACTCTACCGCAACCTACAAGTTGGTAGTGTGAGTGATTTTCAGCTTGCTGACGGCGGCGTAAGAATCCAAGTTACCATCGAAAACCGCTACACACACCTACTAAACAACAATACCGTTTTTTGGAATCGTTCTGGTGTTGAGGTCGACGCGTCTTTATCAGGCATCAGTATCAAAGCGGCACCAGTGAAAACATTAATTCAAGGCGGCATTGCGTTTGATTCACTACCGGGTATCGACAATAAACTCGGTGATGTTTGGAAGCTCTATAACGACTCTAAATCTGCGCGTAAATTTGGCCGTGCCATCACGATTACGTCGTCAGGTGATCAAGAAGTCAGCAAAGGCACGCCAATTAAATATCAAGGCGTCAATGTCGGTGAAGTGACTTTAGTCGTTCCCAATTTCACTAAAGGTGGCATTGAGATTACGGCTCGTATCCTTCCTGAGTATGTCGATAAAATAGCCGTTGCTGGCAGTCATTTTTGGCTAGCTGAGCCGGAGATTGGTTTGAACGGGATTAAGAATGTCTCTTCTCTGATTTCTAAGCACATTAAAGTTGAACCGGGTAAAGGAAACAAAACCACAGCATTCAAGCTAAGTAATGGTCCAGTTCAACCTGAAGGCAAGATTTTCACACTACAAAGCGAGAGCCGTGGTTCGGTATCAGAAGGTACGCCAATTCTGTTCCGCGAATTAGAAATCGGTACAGTGATTGACGTTCAACTTGGTGAGTTTGCAGATCGTATTATCTCTACGATTCAAATCAAACCAGAGTTCGCTTACTTAATTCGTGCCAACAGTGTGTTCTGGAATGTATCAGGTGTAGATGTATCTATCGGCTTGTCTGGTGCAAACATCAAGGCAGGCACTGTCGATAGCTTAATCAGAGGTGGCATTACTTTCTCAACACCGCCAACCGATGAACTGCAGCCTTTGGCAGAAGAAGACCAGTCATTCTACTTGTACCCTAAAGCGGAAGACGAGTGGAAATCGTGGAGAACGGCCATCCCTCGTCCATAG
- a CDS encoding ABC transporter ATP-binding protein/permease, with product MTNSDDTISRSWLITQVKKHKSKLVFANIIAVLATLISVPIPLLMPLMVDEVLLDKPASGLEMMNHLLPTSMQTPTGYIALTLLLVILMRTVSQGLNILQGRQFTLVSKTITYKMRSKMIDKLGRISIRQYETKGSGGINAHLITDIETIDKFIGSTLSKFLISFLTVFGTAIVLLWLEWRLGLFILLVNPVVIYFSRKLGSKVKHLKKHENQSFERFQNRLVETLDGIYQLRAANKERIFLDELKVQANQVRIDADKYAWQSEAAGRVSFLLFLLGFELFRAVAMLMVLFSDLTIGQIFAVFGYLWFMLGPVQELLGIQFSWYSAKAALQRINDLLQLEEEKRPVSKVNPFSDDEEVTVDIDNVTFSYTLENTVLNNLSLHIPAGKKVALVGASGGGKSTLIQLLIGVYQADSGCIRYNGETTDDISFDIIRNQIAVVLQQPILFNDTLRHNLTLGADYDEMSLWRALEVSQMQDVIKQLSNGLDTQIGRNGVRLSGGQRQRLAIARMVLSNPKFVILDEATSALDTATESALHKALSEFLKDRTTLIVAHRLSAVKQADLIYVLEDGQVTQTGTHGELVEQQGLYQTLYGSVQSHA from the coding sequence ATGACCAATTCAGATGACACTATTAGCCGTTCTTGGCTGATAACTCAAGTAAAAAAACACAAGTCCAAACTGGTGTTTGCCAACATCATCGCGGTGCTCGCGACACTAATCAGTGTCCCTATCCCGCTGCTCATGCCACTTATGGTGGATGAGGTACTTCTCGACAAGCCAGCATCTGGGCTTGAGATGATGAACCATCTGCTGCCAACCTCAATGCAAACGCCTACTGGCTATATTGCGTTGACTCTTTTACTTGTCATTTTGATGCGCACTGTCAGCCAAGGGCTTAATATCCTTCAAGGACGTCAGTTCACTCTAGTCTCTAAAACCATCACTTATAAGATGCGCAGCAAGATGATCGACAAACTTGGTCGTATCAGCATCAGGCAGTACGAGACAAAAGGCAGTGGTGGCATCAATGCTCACTTGATCACAGACATAGAGACCATCGATAAGTTTATTGGTTCAACACTGTCTAAATTCCTAATCAGCTTTTTAACTGTGTTCGGCACAGCGATCGTTCTATTGTGGTTAGAGTGGCGTTTAGGCCTGTTCATTCTACTGGTCAATCCTGTTGTCATTTACTTCTCACGTAAACTAGGTAGTAAAGTTAAGCACTTAAAGAAACACGAGAACCAATCGTTTGAACGTTTTCAAAACCGATTAGTTGAAACACTAGACGGCATCTATCAACTGCGTGCAGCTAACAAAGAACGTATTTTCCTTGATGAACTCAAAGTTCAAGCGAACCAAGTAAGAATCGATGCTGACAAATATGCATGGCAATCAGAAGCCGCTGGTCGAGTTTCTTTTCTGCTCTTCTTACTAGGTTTTGAACTGTTTCGCGCGGTAGCCATGCTAATGGTGCTATTCAGTGACTTAACCATTGGTCAAATTTTTGCTGTATTCGGCTACCTGTGGTTTATGTTAGGCCCGGTACAAGAGCTGCTCGGTATTCAATTCTCTTGGTATAGCGCTAAAGCAGCGCTGCAACGTATAAATGACCTTCTACAACTAGAAGAAGAGAAGCGCCCAGTCAGCAAAGTGAACCCGTTCAGTGATGATGAAGAAGTGACAGTCGACATTGATAACGTTACATTCTCTTACACATTAGAAAACACTGTTTTAAATAACCTCTCGCTGCACATACCTGCTGGTAAAAAAGTGGCATTGGTTGGGGCTAGTGGTGGCGGCAAATCCACGCTAATCCAATTGCTGATTGGGGTTTATCAAGCAGACTCTGGATGTATTCGCTACAACGGTGAAACCACCGATGACATCAGTTTTGATATTATACGCAATCAAATTGCTGTTGTTTTACAACAACCTATACTCTTCAACGATACATTAAGGCATAATCTGACCCTTGGTGCTGACTACGATGAAATGTCGTTGTGGCGCGCGCTTGAAGTCTCTCAAATGCAAGACGTGATCAAGCAGTTGAGTAACGGCTTAGATACTCAAATTGGTAGGAACGGTGTTCGCCTTTCAGGTGGTCAACGACAACGTCTAGCCATTGCTCGTATGGTGCTGAGCAATCCTAAGTTTGTTATTCTTGATGAAGCAACATCAGCATTAGATACGGCAACAGAGTCTGCACTGCATAAAGCGTTGAGTGAGTTTTTGAAAGACCGCACAACTTTAATCGTGGCTCATCGCTTATCAGCGGTGAAACAAGCCGATCTAATCTATGTTTTAGAAGATGGACAAGTCACACAGACGGGAACACATGGTGAACTGGTTGAACAACAAGGACTTTATCAAACACTCTATGGCAGTGTGCAATCGCACGCCTGA